The following are encoded in a window of Vidua macroura isolate BioBank_ID:100142 chromosome 26, ASM2450914v1, whole genome shotgun sequence genomic DNA:
- the STAP2 gene encoding signal-transducing adaptor protein 2 encodes MLRSRRSRRSRLPPVRAAAAAATRDGAAPGAPPRPGGPAPVTDPQPGSDPRPPLFSSGRGTGDTGTGSGSGSLLGGGSPAPAASEGRDTGAQPCTGDPPARPGRPPAALRPGPGGAGAGNCGGSCAVAEMERPVPLPRGTRPWARHYYEGFVDKWGPRDQGYRRVWAGLLGLKLAFYTGPQDHEPLELLDLGELVTVQAEGGVLVLKLRGQEVTMKTESWEKQEMWRGFILTMAKMKIPQDLALLPGHNFQLLQALREEQEHRDTPVGGGVPRVPSCFFQVTRAEAERLLEQSVGRGNLLLRPGGHGQGVSVTTRQELDGTALLRHYRVKREDQGYVIDVETPHRCSSLAEVAQFFVRRSKGRLQPLEPEYSAQLEFVPMEGSPPPAAAALGPALRRRRGPPGLGLVPEEQIYMNDPGSTQELLRELQKKLQLRQAQ; translated from the exons ATgctccgctcccgccgctcccgccgctcccgcctcCCCCCGGtgcgcgcggcggcggcggcggcgacaCGTGATGGGGCGGCCCCGggcgccccgccccgcccgggggg ccccgcgCCGGTCACGGACCCCCAGCCCGGCAGCgacccccgcccgccgctcTTCTCCTCGGGGAGGGGCACGGGGGACACCGGCACCGGGAGTGGGAGCGGGAGCTTGCTGGGGGGGGGCAGCCCCGCACCTGCTGCGTCGGAAGGGAGGGACAcgggggctcagccctgcaccGGGGatcccccggcccggccgggacgcccgcccgccgcccttCGCCCCGGCCCGGGCGGGGCCGGTGCCGGGAACTGCGGTGGCTCCTGCGCGGTGGCGGAGATGGAGCGGCCGGtgccgctgccccgggggacGCGGCCCTGGGCCCGGCACTACTACGAGGGCTTCGTGGACAAGTGGGGGCCGCGGGATCAG GGCTACCGGAGGGTCTGGGCCGGGCTGCTGGGGCTCAAACTCGCCTTCTACACGGGGCCCCAGGACCACGAG cccctggagctgctggaccTGGGCGAGCTGGTGACCGTGCAGGCCGAGGGTGGGGTGCTCGTCCTCAAGCTGAGGGGACAAGAGGTGACAATGAAG acagagagctgggagaagcaggagaTGTGGCGGGGATTCATCCTGACCATGGCCAAG ATGAAGATTCCCCAGGACCTGGCGCTGCTGCCCGGACACaacttccagctcctgcaggctctgcgggaggagcaggagcacagggacacccccgT tggggggggggtccccagggtCCCCAGCTGTTTTTTCCAGGTGACGCGTGCCGAGGCCGAgcggctgctggagcagagcgtGGGCAGGGGGAACCTGCTGCTGCGGCCCGGGGGACACGGCCAGGGCGTCTCGGTCACCACGCGGCAGGAGCTGGACGG GACAGCGCTGCTGAGGCACTACAGGGTGAAGAGAGAGGACCAGGGCTACGTCATCGACGTGGAGACCCCG CACCGCTGCTCGTCGCTGGCAGAGGTGGCGCAGTTCTTCGTGCGCCGCAGCaagggcaggctgcagcccctggagcccGAGTACAGCGCCCAGCTGG aGTTCGTGCCGATGGAGGGGAGCCCCCCCCCGGCTGCGGCCGCGCTCGGGCCGGCCCTGAGGAGGCGCAGAGGCccccccgggctggggctggtgccCGAGGAGCAGATCTACATGAACGACCCCG GGAGTacgcaggagctgctcagggagctgcagaagaagctgcagctgcGCCAGGCTCAGTga
- the FSD1 gene encoding fibronectin type III and SPRY domain-containing protein 1 gives MGDQGAGQESLRKIITTLAVKNEEIQNFIYSLKQMIQNVEANSARAQEDLEAEFQSLYALLDELKEDMVMKIKQERASRTYELQAQLVACSKALESSEELLEAANQALGTANHQDFSQAAKQIKDSVTMAPAFRLSLKAKVSDNMSHLMVDFAQERRLLQGLAFLPVPSAPEIDLAESLVADNCVTLAWRMPDEDSKIDHYVLEYRRTNFEGPPRAKEDQPWMVIEGIKGTEYTLTGLKFDMKYMNFRVRACNKAVAGEFSEPVTLETRAFMFRLDASTCHQNLRVEELSVEWDATGGKVQDVKAREKDGKGRTASPANSPARVVQSPKRMSLGRGGRDRFTAESYTVLGDTLIDGDEHYWEVRYDRDSKAFGVGVAYRSLGKFDQLGKTSASWCLHLNNWLQVSFSAKHNNKAKALDVPVPDCIGVHCNFHEGFLSFYNARTKQLLHTFKAKFSQPVLPAFMVWCGSFQVTSGLQVPSAVRCLQKRNSTASSSSLP, from the exons ATGGGCGACCAG GGCGCCGGGCAGGAGTCTCTGCGCAAGATCATCACCACCCTCGCCGTGAAGAATGAGGAGATCCAGAACTTCATCTACTCCCTCAAGCAGATGATCCAGAACGTGGAG GCCAACTCGGCGCGGGCGCAGGAGGACCTGGAGGCCGAGTTCCAGTCGCTGTACGCGCTGCTGGACGAGCTCAAGGAGGACATGGTGATGAAGATCAAGCAGGAGCGTGCCAGCCGCACCTACGAGCTGCAG gCCCAGCTCGTGGCGTGCTCCAAGGCCCTGGAGAGCtccgaggagctgctggaggcgGCCAACCAGGCCCTGGGCACGGCCAACCACCAAGACTTCTCCCAG GCGGCCAAACAGATCAAGGATAG TGTGACGATGGCCCCGGCCTTCCGCCTGTCGCTCAAGGCCAAGGTCAGTGACAACATGAGCCACCTGATGGTGGATTTCGCCCAGGAACGGCGCCTGCTGCAGGGCCTCGCCTTCCTGCCAG TGCCCAGCGCCCCCGAGATCGACCTGGCGGAGTCGCTGGTGGCCGATAACTGTGTGACCCTGGCCTGGAGGATGCCCGACGAGGACAGCAAGATCGACCACTACGTGCTGGAGTACCGCAGGACCAACTTCGAGGGGCCCCCCCGTGCCAAGGAGGACCAGCCCTGGATGGTCATCGAGGGCATCAAGGGCACTGAGTACACCCTCACTG GGCTGAAGTTTGACATGAAGTACATGAATTTTCGGGTGCGGGCGTGTAACAAGGCGGTGGCGGGCGAGTTCTCCGAGCCGGTCACTTTGGAGACCAGAG CGTTCATGTTCCGGCTGGATGCCAGCACGTGCCACCAGAACCTGCGGGTGGAGGAGCTGAGCGTGGAGTGGGACGCCACGGGCGGGAAGGTGCAGGACGTCAAGGCCCGCGAGAAGGATGGCAAGGGCAGGACGGCCTCCCCTGCCAACTCCCCTGCCAG ggTGGTGCAGTCGCCCAAGAGGATGTCCCTGGGCCGCGGGGGCCGCGACCGATTCACCGCAGAGTCCTACACGGTGCTGG GGGACACCCTGATCGACGGGGACGAGCACTACTGGGAGGTGCGCTACGACCGCGACAGCAAAGCCTTCGGCGTGGGCGTGGCCTACCGCAGCCTGGGCAAGTTCGACCAGCTGGGCAAGACCTCGGCGTCCTGGTGCCTGCACCTCAACAACTGGCTGCAGGTCAGCTTCAGCGCCAAGCACAACAACAAGGCCAAGGCGCTCGACGTGCCCGTGCCCGACTGCATCGGCGTGCACTGCAACTTCCACGaag GTTTCCTGTCCTTCTACAACGCCCGGACCAAGCAGCTGCTCCACACCTTCAAGGCCAAGTTCTCTCAGCCGGTGCTGCCGGCCTTCATG gtgtggtGTGGCAGCTTCCAGGTGACATCAGGCTTGCAGGTGCCCAGCGCCGTGCGGTGCCTCCAGAAGCGCAACAGCAccgccagcagctccagcctgccctga
- the LOC128819377 gene encoding uncharacterized protein LOC128819377 isoform X2 produces the protein MAGPMTWQSGALRVTQHPGELQVTAGDTVALECQVEVAESEALLRMEWVRAGGLGVLCATRLHFGTPLPLFPCPRRAPGVRLAWHPPRATLSLPQVQGNDSGLYICRVTLEIPRHCTATGNGTELRVTPALGGHQTALLWGLLGGLGGTALLLGMALLARRCCHRSPGADPSNTAIYMSLMSLSARDLTKLPPPELKISPYQRELQQARGPSLPPRP, from the exons ATGGCGGGGCCGATGACTTGGCaat CGGGCGCCCTGCGGGTGACCCAGCACCCGGGCGAGCTGCAGGTGACCGCGGGTGACACGGTGGCCCTGGAGTGCCAGGTGGAGGTGGCCGAGAGCGAGGCCCTGCTGCGGATGGAGTGGGTGAGGGCCGGGGGGCTCGGGGTGCTCTGTGCCACCCGCCTGCACTTTGGCACCCCCCTGCCCCTGTTCCCCTGTCCCCGCCGTGCCCCGGGGGTCCGGCTGGCCTGGCACCCCCCCCGGGCCACCCTCAGCCTCCCGCAGGTGCAGGGTAACGACAGCGGGCTCTACATCTGCCGGGTGACCCTCGAGATCCCCCGGCACTGCACCGCCACCGGCAACGGCACCGAGCTCCGCGTCACCCCCG ctcttggagGACATCAGACAG CGCTGCTctgggggctcctggggggCCTGGGGGGCACCGCCCTCCTCCTGGGGATGGCACTGCTCGCCCGCCGCTGCTGTCACAGGAGCCCAG GCGCTGACCCCTCCAACACGGCCATCTACATGAGCTTGATGTCCCTCTCGGCGCGGGACCTCACAAAGCTGCCACCCCCCGAGCTGAAGATCAGCCCGTACCAGcgggagctgcagcaggcacggggcccctccctgcccccccgGCCCTGA
- the LOC128819377 gene encoding uncharacterized protein LOC128819377 isoform X1: MAGPMTWQSGALRVTQHPGELQVTAGDTVALECQVEVAESEALLRMEWVRAGGLGVLCATRLHFGTPLPLFPCPRRAPGVRLAWHPPRATLSLPQVQGNDSGLYICRVTLEIPRHCTATGNGTELRVTPAALGGHQTALLWGLLGGLGGTALLLGMALLARRCCHRSPGADPSNTAIYMSLMSLSARDLTKLPPPELKISPYQRELQQARGPSLPPRP; the protein is encoded by the exons ATGGCGGGGCCGATGACTTGGCaat CGGGCGCCCTGCGGGTGACCCAGCACCCGGGCGAGCTGCAGGTGACCGCGGGTGACACGGTGGCCCTGGAGTGCCAGGTGGAGGTGGCCGAGAGCGAGGCCCTGCTGCGGATGGAGTGGGTGAGGGCCGGGGGGCTCGGGGTGCTCTGTGCCACCCGCCTGCACTTTGGCACCCCCCTGCCCCTGTTCCCCTGTCCCCGCCGTGCCCCGGGGGTCCGGCTGGCCTGGCACCCCCCCCGGGCCACCCTCAGCCTCCCGCAGGTGCAGGGTAACGACAGCGGGCTCTACATCTGCCGGGTGACCCTCGAGATCCCCCGGCACTGCACCGCCACCGGCAACGGCACCGAGCTCCGCGTCACCCCCG cagctcttggagGACATCAGACAG CGCTGCTctgggggctcctggggggCCTGGGGGGCACCGCCCTCCTCCTGGGGATGGCACTGCTCGCCCGCCGCTGCTGTCACAGGAGCCCAG GCGCTGACCCCTCCAACACGGCCATCTACATGAGCTTGATGTCCCTCTCGGCGCGGGACCTCACAAAGCTGCCACCCCCCGAGCTGAAGATCAGCCCGTACCAGcgggagctgcagcaggcacggggcccctccctgcccccccgGCCCTGA
- the SHD gene encoding SH2 domain-containing adapter protein D: MAKWLREYLGRGARRSPPRPPQPDYSGPGGPPAAAPGAALRGPAASPRHRLVRVGGAGPGGGPRRLQQGAGESEYSEPFEGEQDPAAEGGCDEEATGCPRQGEGRRVRPRRGPQLYDTPSEEWDTAGDGPGGPPARESRLPRDDERPADEYDQPWEWKKDHISRAFAVQFESPERSPSLSRQLPRSPRAPGGPRPGCPPSPRHVDTSLPLEKQAWYHGPIGRAGAETLLALCREGSFLVRDCETSPDDYSLSLRSSQGFVHVKLTRTREQHFTLGRAGAAFPSVPAAVGHYTARALPVRGARHLSLLYPVAVQPL; encoded by the exons ATGGCCAAGTGGCTCCGGGAGTACCTGGGCCGGGGGGCCCGGCGCTcccccccgcgcccgccccaGCCCGACTACAGCGGTCCCGGGggcccccccgccgccgcccccggaGCCGCGctccgcggccccgccgcctccccgcgcCACCGCCTCGTGCGGGtggggggcgcggggccggggggcggccCCCGCCGCCTGCAGCAG GGCGCAGGTGAGAGCGAATACTCCGAGCCCTTCGAGGGGGAGCAGGACCCGGCGGCCGAGGGCGGCTGCGACGAGGAGGCCACAG GGTGCCCGCGGCAGGGCGAGGGCCGGCGGGTGCGGCCGCGCCGGGGTCCCCAACTCTACGACACCCCCTCCGAGGAGTGGGACACGGCCGGGGACGGCCCGGGGGGACCCCCGGCCCGCGAGAGCCGCCTCCCCCGCGACGACGAGCGCCCGGCCGACGAGTACGACCAGCCCTGGGAGTGGAAGAAGGATCACATCTCGCGGGCGTTCGCAG TGCAGTTTGAGAGCCCCGAGCgctcccccagcctgtcccGGCAGCTGCCGCGCTCCCCCCGGGCCCCTGGCGGCCCCCGGCCCGgctgtccccccagccccaggcacgtGGACACCTCGCTGCCCCTGGAGAAGCAGGC GTGGTACCACGGCCCCATCGGGCGGGCGGGCGCCGAGACGCTGCTGGCGCTGTGCCGCGAGGGCAGCTTCCTGGTGCGGGACTGCGAGACCAGCCCCGACGACTACTCGCTGTCCCTCAG gagcagccagggttTCGTGCACGTGAAGCTGACGCGGACCCGGGAGCAGCACTTCAcgctgggccgggccggggccgccttCCCGTCGGTACCGGCGGCCGTGGGGCACTACACGGCCCGGGCACTGCCCGTGCGCGGTGCCCGCCACCTGTCCCTGCTCTACCCCGTGGCCGTGCAGCCCCTGTga
- the YJU2 gene encoding splicing factor YJU2 — protein MSERKVLNKYYPPDFDPAKIPKLKLPKDRQYVVRLMAPFNMRCKTCGEYIYKGKKFNARKETVQNEAYLGLPIFRFYIKCTRCLAEITFKTDPENTDYTMEHGATRNFQAEKLLEEEEKRMQKEREEEELNNPMKVLENRTKDSKLEMEVLENLQELKELNQRQANVDFEAMLKQYKELEEEQRRKEQEEDEQEMKAMLEQAQNRRLLVDSDSDEEPANPRPNPTSQTKPTDILQEDPQPQSKKPRTESWERSVGKLSTKAQLAGLVARRKQKPDPALDNGMEARGTTANTGSLPAAAAAAAAATSSLGLLGAYSDSEDSASD, from the exons ATGTCGGAACGGAAAGTGCTGAAC AAATATTACCCCCCGGACTTCGATCCGGCCAAGATCCCGAAGCTGAAGCTCCCGAAGGACCGGCAGTACGTGGTGAGGCTCATGGCCCCCTTCAACATGAG GTGCAAGACGTGTGGGGAGTACATCTACAAGGGCAAGAAGTTCAACGCCCGCAAGGAGACGGTGCAGAACGAGGCCTACCTGGGGCTGCCCATCTTCCGCTTCTACATCAAGTGCACGCGCTGCCTGGCTGAGATCACCTTCAAG ACAGACCCCGAGAACACGGATTACACCATGGAGCACGGCGCCACGAGGAACTTCCAGGCAGAGAagctcctggaggaggaggagaagaggatgcagaaggagagggaagaggaggagctcAACAATCCCATGAAG GTCCTGGAGAACCGAACCAAGGACTCCAAGCTGGAGATGGAGGTCCTGGAGAacctgcaggagctgaaggagctcaACCAGCGCCAGGCCAACGTGGATTTTGAGGCCATGCTGAAGCAGTacaaggagctggaggaggagcagaggcgcaaggagcaggaggaggacgAGCAGGAGATGAA GGCCATGCTGGAACAGGCCCAGAACCGCCGGCTCCTGGTGGATTCCGACTCTGACGAGGAACCGGCAAATCCCCGCCCCAATCCCACATCCCAGACAAAACCCACGGACATCCTGCAGGAG gacccccagccccagagcaagAAGCCGAGGACGGAGAGCTGGGAGCGCAGCGTGGGCAAGCTCAGCACCAAGGCCCAGCTGGCCGGGCTGGTGGCCCGCAGGAAGCAGAAGCCAGATCCTGCCCTGGATAACGGGATGGAAGCCCGAGGCACCACGGCCAACACCG gctcgcttccagcagcagcagcagcagcagcagcagccacgtCCTCGCTGGGTTTGTTGGGAGCCTACTCGGACAGCGAGGACAGCGCCAGCGACTGA